Proteins found in one Campylobacter canadensis genomic segment:
- the rpmG gene encoding 50S ribosomal protein L33, whose protein sequence is MRIKIGLKCEETGDINYSTFKNSKNTTEKLELKKYCPRLRKHTLHKEVKLKS, encoded by the coding sequence ATGAGAATTAAAATAGGTTTAAAGTGTGAAGAAACAGGTGATATCAATTACAGCACTTTTAAAAATTCTAAGAATACAACTGAAAAATTAGAATTAAAGAAGTATTGCCCAAGATTAAGAAAACATACTTTACATAAAGAAGTAAAATTAAAAAGTTAA
- the secE gene encoding preprotein translocase subunit SecE, with amino-acid sequence MEKIKNYFKESKLELAKVFFPTKMQVRNAFLTVVVVVSVIALFLLLIDLVASFSLSKIL; translated from the coding sequence ATGGAAAAAATAAAAAATTATTTCAAAGAATCAAAATTAGAGTTAGCTAAGGTATTTTTCCCAACAAAGATGCAAGTTAGAAACGCTTTTTTAACTGTGGTTGTGGTTGTATCTGTTATAGCATTATTTTTACTTTTGATTGATTTGGTTGCGTCTTTTTCATTGAGTAAAATTTTATAA
- the nusG gene encoding transcription termination/antitermination protein NusG has translation MNHKWYAIQTYAGSEMAVKRAIQKLVFDLGISDRLLDILVPTEDVIETGKNGKQKIVARCLYSSYVFANIDLDIELWHRIQKLPKVGRFIGESKKPTPLSEKDVKLILEKANVKKAPRPKINFENGESVRIIEGSFANFTGIVEEYDMSRGTLKLNVSIFGRSTPVEILYSQVEKII, from the coding sequence ATGAATCATAAATGGTATGCAATACAAACTTATGCTGGTTCTGAAATGGCTGTTAAAAGAGCTATACAAAAACTAGTATTTGATTTAGGTATAAGTGATAGGTTGCTTGACATATTAGTTCCTACTGAAGATGTTATAGAAACAGGAAAAAATGGAAAACAAAAAATAGTAGCTAGATGCTTATATTCAAGCTATGTGTTTGCTAACATTGATTTAGATATTGAACTGTGGCATAGAATACAAAAATTACCTAAAGTTGGTAGATTTATCGGTGAATCTAAAAAGCCAACTCCACTTAGCGAAAAAGATGTAAAACTAATTTTAGAAAAAGCAAATGTTAAAAAAGCTCCAAGACCAAAAATTAATTTTGAGAATGGTGAAAGTGTTAGAATTATTGAAGGTTCATTTGCTAATTTTACTGGAATAGTTGAAGAATATGATATGAGTAGGGGTACATTAAAATTGAATGTTTCTATTTTTGGTAGAAGCACCCCAGTTGAAATTTTATACTCTCAAGTAGAAAAAATTATTTAA
- the rplK gene encoding 50S ribosomal protein L11, whose product MAKKVVGEIKLQIAATKANPSPPVGPALGQQGVNIMEFCKAFNERTKDMAGFNIPVVITVYADKSFTFITKQPPATDLIKKAAGISKGTDNPLKNKVGKLTKAQILEIVDKKIADLNTKDREQAAKIIAGSARSMGVEVVD is encoded by the coding sequence ATGGCTAAAAAAGTTGTAGGTGAAATTAAGCTTCAAATAGCTGCTACTAAAGCAAACCCATCACCACCAGTAGGACCTGCGTTAGGACAACAAGGTGTTAATATTATGGAATTTTGTAAAGCATTTAATGAAAGAACAAAAGATATGGCAGGTTTTAATATTCCTGTTGTTATCACAGTTTATGCAGATAAGAGCTTTACATTTATAACAAAGCAACCACCAGCTACAGATTTAATTAAAAAAGCTGCTGGAATTTCTAAAGGAACTGATAATCCTCTAAAAAATAAGGTTGGTAAATTAACAAAAGCACAGATTTTAGAAATAGTTGATAAAAAAATTGCAGATTTAAATACTAAAGATAGAGAACAAGCTGCAAAAATTATCGCTGGTTCTGCTAGATCAATGGGAGTTGAAGTAGTAGATTAA
- the rplA gene encoding 50S ribosomal protein L1 has product MAKKAKRIQELLKNIDVTKEYNLQEGVEVVKKLASAKFDETVEIALKLNVDPRHADQMVRGSVVLPAGTGKKVRVAVIAKDVKADEAKKAGADIVGDDDLIEEIQKGNMNFDVLIATPNLMGLVGKVGRILGPKGLMPNPKTGTVTMDVAQAVNNAKSGQVNFRVDKQGNIHAGLGKVSFSKEQLLDNISTFVKAINKHKPAAAKGRYIKSAALSLTMSPSLKLETQELIDLK; this is encoded by the coding sequence ATGGCTAAAAAAGCAAAAAGAATACAAGAATTATTAAAAAATATAGATGTAACAAAAGAATATAATTTACAAGAAGGTGTTGAAGTAGTTAAAAAATTAGCTTCAGCAAAATTTGATGAAACAGTTGAAATTGCTTTAAAACTTAATGTTGACCCAAGACATGCTGATCAAATGGTAAGAGGTTCGGTTGTATTACCTGCAGGTACTGGTAAAAAAGTTCGTGTGGCTGTAATTGCTAAAGATGTTAAAGCTGATGAAGCAAAAAAAGCAGGTGCTGATATAGTTGGTGATGATGATTTAATTGAAGAAATTCAAAAAGGAAATATGAATTTTGATGTTTTAATCGCAACTCCAAACTTAATGGGTCTTGTTGGTAAAGTAGGTAGAATTTTAGGTCCAAAAGGTTTAATGCCAAATCCAAAAACTGGAACAGTTACAATGGATGTTGCTCAAGCTGTTAATAATGCAAAAAGCGGTCAAGTAAATTTCCGTGTTGATAAACAAGGAAATATTCACGCAGGTCTTGGCAAAGTAAGTTTTTCTAAAGAGCAATTATTAGATAATATTAGCACTTTTGTAAAGGCTATTAATAAGCATAAGCCAGCTGCTGCTAAAGGAAGATATATTAAAAGTGCAGCTTTAAGCTTAACTATGAGTCCTAGTTTAAAACTTGAAACTCAAGAATTAATTGATTTAAAATAA
- the rplJ gene encoding 50S ribosomal protein L10, producing the protein MTRSQKQELIARLSDEFNNSNAIVVCNYKGLITKKLEVLRDNARNAGVKVEVIKNTLANIAMQNAQKSGLELKDTNIYLWGEDALTVTKVAAKFAETNDAFEVKFGHIDGEVSDKNKIIALSKMPSREELLAMLLQVWNAPIQNFTIGLNALKEKKEKEG; encoded by the coding sequence ATGACAAGAAGCCAAAAGCAAGAATTAATAGCACGACTTTCTGATGAATTTAATAATTCTAATGCAATTGTTGTGTGCAATTACAAGGGTTTAATTACAAAAAAACTTGAAGTTCTACGTGACAATGCTAGAAATGCTGGTGTAAAAGTTGAAGTTATTAAAAATACTTTAGCTAATATTGCTATGCAAAATGCACAAAAATCAGGTCTTGAGCTTAAAGATACTAATATTTATCTTTGGGGCGAAGACGCTTTAACTGTTACTAAAGTTGCTGCAAAATTTGCTGAAACAAACGATGCGTTTGAAGTTAAGTTTGGTCACATTGATGGTGAAGTTAGTGATAAGAATAAAATTATCGCACTATCTAAAATGCCATCTCGTGAAGAGTTGCTTGCAATGTTATTGCAAGTTTGGAATGCGCCGATTCAAAATTTCACAATCGGTCTTAATGCTTTAAAAGAAAAAAAAGAAAAAGAAGGATAA
- the rplL gene encoding 50S ribosomal protein L7/L12: MAITKEDVLNYISNLSVLELSELVKEFEEKFGVSAAPVMVAGGAVAGGAAAEEEKTEFNLVLADAGANKINVIKVVRALTGLGLKEAKDAVEGTPSTLKEGMSKAEAEEAKKQLEEAGAKVELK; the protein is encoded by the coding sequence ATGGCAATTACTAAAGAAGATGTATTAAATTATATTTCAAATTTAAGTGTTCTTGAACTATCTGAATTAGTTAAAGAATTTGAAGAAAAATTTGGTGTTTCTGCTGCTCCTGTAATGGTTGCAGGTGGCGCAGTTGCAGGTGGCGCAGCAGCTGAAGAAGAAAAAACAGAATTTAACTTAGTTTTAGCTGACGCTGGTGCTAATAAAATTAATGTTATTAAAGTAGTTCGTGCTTTAACAGGTCTTGGCTTAAAAGAAGCAAAAGATGCAGTTGAAGGAACTCCATCAACATTAAAAGAAGGTATGAGCAAAGCAGAAGCTGAAGAAGCTAAAAAGCAACTTGAAGAAGCTGGTGCTAAGGTTGAACTTAAGTAA
- the rpoB gene encoding DNA-directed RNA polymerase subunit beta, with product MLNSLHSGNRLRVDFSNVPQQIEIPNLLQLQQKSFDYFLNIGNENSESGIEKVFKSFFPVSDSQNRLSLEYVSCEFVKPKYTIRECMERGLTYAANLRAKIRLNIYEKDEKTGEKIGIKDIKEQDITIRDIPLMTDRVSFIINGVERVVVNQLHRSPGVIFKELEENGKLLYSSQIIPDRGAWLYFEFDSKNILYARINKRRKFQATLLLKALGYSKEDIIQLFYPIQTITLKKHKFYTKFSTQMLSDRIEFDLIDEKGNLVVEAGKKLNKKKIKEIEEQGIKLVEYPVEILSNRQLAKPVFDKNTGELLFDTLTTLDGDKLIDLLNNGVDFEIANDVGLNIDDSMLKTLQNESDLFKSFKRSENFETEEEFAIAKIFRVLRPGDPIVLEAARTYILDMLFNPERYDMTKVGRMKMNHKLGLNTPEYITVLTREDIVKTIQHLYKIKSGKGFLDDRDHLGNRRIRAIGELLTNEMHVGFAKIQKGIKDKLSSISTPIDELMPSDLLNSKMITSTLMDFFTGGQLSQFMDQTNPLSEVTHKRRLSALGEGGLVKERASFEARDVHTTHYGRICPVETPEGQNIGLINSLSTYAKVNDLGFVEAPYRKVVDGKISSEIVYLTATQEEGICIAPASTKVDENGNIIDDLLEARIDGETILAKREDIGLIDLTSGAIVGLAASLIPFLEHNDANRALMGSNMQRQAVPLLTTIAPIVGTGMEKVVARDAWEAIKATRGGKVEKVDAQNIFILGEDNEGLFIDHYKLEKNLRTNQNTTFSQRPIVKQGDIIKAGQVIADGPSMDQGELAIGKNALIAFMPWNGYNYEDAIVMSEKMIREDAFTSVHIYEKEIEARELKDGVEEITRDIPNVKDEEIAHLDESGIVRIGTHIKPGMILVGKVSPKGEVKPTPEERLLRAIFGEKAGHVVNKSLYAGASLEGVVVDVKVFTKKGHEKDARATAAQESEILVLEKDYHDRLLMMDREENLKICSLLKTTPLSKDQVINNVAYKKGDLVKEEDLENLNRFYLGNIIDAYSKDVKKYYENLKNYFQNEKKRLKQEHDEKKEIIEKDDILQNGIVKLVKVYVATKRKLKVGDKMAGRHGNKGIVSCIVPEVDMPYLPNGRHVDIVLNPLGVPSRMNIGQILESHLGLVGLRLGEQIQEIFDAKRKDFIKELRQKMIDICDISRLMDAKVYLKDMSDEEFIRHARDWSKGVKFGAPVFEGVTAEEFKKLFEMAKIDADGKTELYDGRTGEKMKERVNVGVMYMLKLHHLVDEKVHARSTGPYSLVTQQPVGGKALFGGQRFGEMEVWALEAYGAAHTLREMLTIKSDDVDGRFNAYKALAKGENVTSAGIPETFFVLTNELKSLGLDVEIYKEENDNE from the coding sequence ATGTTAAATAGCTTACATTCAGGAAATAGATTAAGGGTGGATTTTTCTAACGTTCCACAACAAATAGAAATTCCAAATCTTTTACAATTACAACAAAAGAGTTTTGATTATTTTTTAAATATCGGTAATGAAAATAGTGAAAGTGGTATAGAAAAAGTTTTTAAATCATTTTTTCCTGTTAGCGATAGCCAAAACAGATTATCTTTAGAATATGTTTCTTGTGAATTTGTAAAGCCAAAATATACAATCAGAGAATGTATGGAAAGAGGGCTTACTTACGCAGCAAATTTAAGAGCAAAAATTCGCTTAAATATTTATGAAAAAGATGAGAAAACAGGTGAAAAAATAGGTATTAAAGATATTAAAGAACAAGATATCACCATAAGAGATATTCCGCTTATGACTGATAGAGTGTCTTTTATCATTAATGGTGTTGAAAGAGTAGTTGTAAATCAGTTACACAGAAGTCCAGGTGTTATTTTTAAAGAATTAGAAGAAAACGGAAAGCTTTTATATTCAAGCCAAATTATACCTGACCGTGGTGCTTGGTTGTATTTTGAATTTGATAGCAAAAATATTTTATACGCTAGAATAAATAAAAGAAGAAAATTCCAAGCTACATTATTATTAAAAGCTCTAGGATATAGCAAAGAAGATATTATTCAATTATTTTATCCAATTCAAACAATTACATTAAAAAAACATAAATTCTATACAAAATTTAGCACTCAAATGCTTAGTGATAGAATTGAGTTTGATTTAATTGATGAAAAAGGTAATTTAGTTGTTGAAGCAGGAAAAAAACTAAATAAGAAAAAAATTAAAGAAATTGAAGAACAAGGCATAAAATTAGTTGAATATCCTGTTGAAATTTTATCAAATAGACAACTTGCTAAACCAGTATTTGATAAGAATACAGGAGAATTGTTATTTGATACTTTAACAACTTTAGACGGAGATAAATTAATAGACTTATTAAATAATGGTGTTGATTTTGAAATCGCTAACGATGTTGGTTTAAATATTGATGATTCAATGCTTAAAACACTGCAAAATGAGTCTGATTTGTTTAAATCATTTAAAAGAAGTGAAAATTTTGAAACCGAAGAAGAATTTGCTATTGCAAAGATATTTAGAGTTTTAAGACCAGGCGATCCTATCGTTCTTGAAGCTGCAAGAACTTATATTCTTGATATGTTATTTAATCCTGAAAGATACGATATGACTAAGGTTGGTCGTATGAAAATGAACCATAAATTAGGTTTAAACACTCCAGAATATATTACAGTTTTAACAAGAGAAGATATTGTAAAAACAATTCAACATCTTTACAAAATTAAATCAGGTAAAGGCTTTTTAGATGATAGAGACCATTTAGGAAACAGAAGAATTAGAGCAATCGGAGAGCTTTTAACAAATGAAATGCATGTTGGCTTTGCAAAAATTCAAAAGGGTATTAAAGATAAATTAAGCTCAATTAGCACTCCAATTGATGAATTAATGCCAAGTGATTTATTAAATTCAAAAATGATTACAAGTACCTTAATGGATTTCTTTACAGGTGGTCAGCTTTCACAATTTATGGACCAAACAAACCCTTTAAGTGAAGTTACACATAAGCGTCGTTTATCGGCTTTAGGAGAAGGTGGTTTAGTTAAAGAAAGAGCTTCTTTTGAGGCAAGAGATGTACATACAACACACTATGGAAGAATTTGCCCAGTTGAAACTCCAGAAGGTCAAAATATTGGTCTTATCAACTCTCTTTCAACTTATGCAAAGGTTAATGATTTAGGTTTTGTTGAAGCGCCTTATAGAAAGGTTGTTGATGGTAAAATTTCAAGCGAAATAGTATATCTTACAGCAACTCAAGAAGAAGGAATTTGTATCGCTCCAGCTTCAACTAAGGTAGATGAAAACGGCAATATTATAGATGATTTATTAGAAGCAAGAATTGATGGAGAAACAATATTAGCAAAAAGAGAAGATATAGGTTTAATTGACCTTACTTCTGGTGCAATAGTTGGTCTTGCTGCTTCATTGATTCCATTCTTAGAGCATAACGATGCAAACCGTGCTTTAATGGGTTCAAATATGCAGCGTCAAGCAGTGCCATTATTAACAACAATAGCACCGATAGTTGGAACAGGTATGGAAAAAGTTGTTGCAAGAGATGCGTGGGAGGCTATTAAGGCTACTCGTGGTGGTAAGGTTGAAAAAGTTGATGCTCAAAATATCTTTATTTTAGGCGAAGATAACGAAGGCTTATTTATAGACCATTATAAACTTGAGAAAAATTTAAGAACTAATCAGAACACAACCTTTTCTCAACGCCCAATAGTAAAACAAGGAGATATTATTAAAGCAGGACAAGTAATTGCTGATGGTCCATCTATGGATCAAGGTGAGCTTGCTATTGGTAAAAATGCTTTAATTGCCTTTATGCCTTGGAATGGTTACAATTACGAAGATGCTATTGTAATGAGCGAAAAGATGATTCGTGAAGATGCATTTACAAGCGTACATATTTATGAAAAAGAAATTGAAGCAAGAGAATTAAAAGACGGAGTGGAAGAAATCACAAGAGATATTCCAAATGTTAAAGATGAAGAAATCGCTCATTTAGATGAAAGTGGAATTGTTAGAATTGGAACCCATATTAAACCAGGTATGATTTTAGTTGGTAAAGTTTCTCCAAAAGGAGAAGTTAAGCCAACACCTGAAGAAAGATTATTAAGAGCAATTTTTGGTGAAAAAGCAGGTCACGTAGTAAATAAATCTCTTTATGCAGGTGCTAGTTTAGAAGGTGTTGTAGTTGATGTTAAAGTATTTACAAAAAAAGGTCATGAAAAAGATGCAAGAGCAACAGCTGCACAAGAATCAGAAATTTTAGTATTAGAAAAAGATTATCATGATAGATTATTAATGATGGATAGAGAAGAAAACCTTAAGATTTGTTCTTTATTAAAAACCACACCGCTATCAAAAGACCAAGTAATTAACAATGTTGCTTATAAAAAAGGCGATTTAGTTAAAGAAGAAGATTTAGAAAATTTAAATAGATTTTATTTAGGCAATATAATAGATGCTTATTCAAAAGATGTTAAAAAATACTATGAGAATTTAAAGAATTATTTCCAAAATGAGAAAAAACGCTTAAAGCAAGAGCACGATGAGAAAAAAGAAATAATTGAAAAAGATGATATTTTACAAAATGGCATAGTAAAACTTGTAAAAGTTTATGTGGCTACAAAAAGAAAGCTAAAAGTTGGAGATAAAATGGCAGGTCGTCACGGAAATAAAGGTATTGTTTCTTGCATTGTTCCTGAAGTTGATATGCCATACTTACCAAATGGTCGCCATGTTGATATTGTTTTAAACCCACTTGGCGTTCCAAGCCGTATGAATATTGGACAGATTTTAGAAAGTCATCTAGGTTTAGTTGGTTTAAGATTAGGTGAGCAAATTCAAGAAATTTTTGATGCAAAAAGAAAAGATTTTATAAAAGAACTACGCCAAAAAATGATAGATATTTGCGATATTTCAAGACTAATGGATGCAAAAGTGTATCTTAAAGATATGAGCGATGAAGAATTTATTAGACACGCAAGAGATTGGAGCAAGGGTGTTAAGTTTGGTGCCCCTGTTTTTGAAGGTGTTACCGCAGAAGAATTTAAAAAATTATTTGAAATGGCTAAGATTGATGCTGATGGCAAAACTGAGCTTTATGACGGTAGAACAGGTGAAAAAATGAAAGAGCGTGTAAATGTTGGTGTTATGTATATGTTAAAGCTACACCACTTAGTAGATGAAAAAGTGCATGCAAGAAGTACAGGCCCATACAGTCTTGTAACTCAACAACCAGTTGGAGGTAAGGCTTTATTTGGTGGTCAAAGATTTGGAGAAATGGAAGTTTGGGCTTTAGAAGCTTATGGAGCTGCTCATACTTTAAGAGAAATGCTTACTATAAAATCTGATGATGTTGATGGTAGATTTAATGCTTATAAGGCTTTAGCAAAAGGAGAAAATGTTACAAGTGCGGGAATTCCTGAGACATTCTTCGTTCTTACAAACGAGTTAAAGTCTCTTGGTTTAGATGTTGAGATATACAAAGAGGAAAATGACAATGAATAA